AAGAGATGTTTGACCTAGTTAATGATGTAGAAGCTTATCCGCAGTTTTTACCTAATTGCTCAGACTCTAAAATCGTTTCGCAGCACAATAATAACATGACCGCGAGTTTAGAAATATCCAAGGCGGGTATAAAAAAGTGGTTTACCACTGAAAACACCTTTATTGACGAGCAAACGGTGCAATTAAAGCTTGTTGATGGCCCATTTAAAACCCTTACAGGGCGCTGGCATTTTCAAGCATTAGATAAAACAGCCTGTAAAGTTGAGCTAAAGCTTGAATTTGAATTCTCTAGTAAGCTTATCGAATTGGCGTTTGGTAAAATATTTAACGATGTAGCTAAAAATATGGTTAGTGCATTTACACAACGTGCAAAAGATGTATACGGAGCAAGATAATGATTAGCGTTGAGATAGTATTTGCATTACCGACTAAAGCAACCACTTTAACTGTTGAAGTTGTACAAGGAACCACAGCCGAGCAAGCTGTTATTCAATCAGGGATCATTGAAAAGTGCCCTGAAATAGACCCAACTGCGCTTACTTTAGGTGTGTGGAACAGAACAGTAAAAGCACATTACGAATTAAAAAATGGCGACAGAATAGAAATTTATCGCCCGCTTATCGCAGATCCTAAAGATGCTAGAAGAAAGCGTGCTGAAAAAGCAAAAGAGGAAGGCCGAGCAAATAAAATTACTGGCGGTCGTCCTTTATAAGTGTCACCAATATAGTAATTAATAAGGTGAGTCATGCTCACCTTTTTAATGACTCAAGCGTTTATTGCTCTAGTGGAGTATCAAAGTTCTCTGGTTGGTCATAATCACCTGAAACGGTAGCAAGTAACTCGTTTTCAAATTTAATCACCAACTCTTTTTGCTGCTCATTGTCGCGGCCTTTATTAAAGCTGTACATATAACGCCAAGTACTATTATCAAACGCATCTTCTGCTATTGGGCGGCCTAAAACATAAATAACTTGCTCTCGTGTCATGTTTACACGAAGCTTATCTACATCTGATTGCTCTAAAAAGTTACCCTGTGGGATATTGATTCTATATACCCAGCTAGAACAACCTGCTAAAGAGCTGAATGTGAGAGCAATGATAAGCCAAAGAGAAAAAGTTTTTAACGACTGCATTGTTAGTTGTGATCCTTATTTTTTATAATCTGCATGATACCGATTAGTCACTGAAGGTAAAACCCTTTTAAGAAATTGTTTTTAGTTACTTGAGTTAGGGCAAGGTTTTGACCACAAACACACAAAAAAGTTTAAGTATAAATATAAGCAAAGCAAACAAAGTCCCCTCGACCTGGTATTTGTATATAGTGCAAACGCGTTTAGGCCACTGGTATACAGGTATAACAACGAATGTTGATAAGCGCTTAGCCACACATCAAGCGGGTAAGGGAGCAAAAAACTTAAAAGGCAAAGGCCCCTTAGTGTTAATTCATCAACAAAAGGTGGGCTCAAAAAGCGAAGCCAGCAAGTTAGAGTGGCAAATTAAAAAATTAAGTAGGGCCCAAAAGGAGCACTACGTTCAACAGCTAATGACTAAGTGAAGCTGTGGCATTTTTTAATGCTTTTAATTTATTACGATAGCGGGCTTTGTCATAGTTAAATTCTGCGTTTATACCCGCTAAACGCATGTAATGTGTTGCCTGCTTTATATTGCCGGTAAAATAATATGCTCGCGCAAGGCCAAAGTGGCTTTCGTGTAACTTGGCGTCAATTTTATAAGCGCTTTTAAAATGCTTAATCGCTTGAGAATAATTTTTAAGTACCATTTCACTATTACCCAATGATATATGGTAATACGGGTTAGCTTGGCGCTTTTTATTGAGCTGTTTTAGCATTTGCTGACCTTGTTTAGCGCGGCCACTTAAGGTGTACAGCACAGCGAGATTACCCATGGCAGTATGGTTATTTTTATCAAGCGATAAAGCATAGTTATATGCCTGTTCAGCTTCTTTTAAATAATTAAGCTGCCTAAATACAATACCTAAATTTCCCCAGCCACCACTGTATAATGGGGCGGCTTCAACTGCGGCACTAAAGTAGCTATAAGCTAAATTATAATTTTTATTTACTAACGCTAGAGCGCCCTTATTGTTATAAAACATAGCCGTAACAAATTCTTTGCTTATTGGGCTGGTTTTAAAGCGTTGTTTTCTTATATTCGGGTCGAAGTCTATGGTTAACTGTTTATCACGTTGATAAACCATTGTGGCTGGTATTGTTTGCATAAGCGCATTGTCAATTGATAAATTAATATGCCCTGTCAGTAAATTAACCCCCTTATTCATTGCCCAATATTCAGGAATATGGACTTTTTGAAAACGCGCTTTTACACCTAAATAATCGGCTAAGCTATACGCTAATATCGATAACGACAAGCAGTTTGCATTTAAATTAGCGTAGGTTTGCGATGCACTCAGTGTGGCGCCACTTAGATAGGTTAGCGAGTTATCGCCGTTTTTTAATAAAAAACTTAAAATACTGTTCGCTAAGTAATGCGCGCTGCGTTTACTGGTTAAGTGGGCATCAAGTTGTGAAGTGATTGTTTTATCGAGTTTAAATATGTCTTGCTCGGTTTCAACCATAATGCGGTTAAAGGTAGGGTGGTTTGCAAGGGCAAGCGGTGGTGGCTCACGCACTGTGGTGTTACATGCGCTTAAATATAAGCAACTACTGAGTAATAATGCGTTAAAACAAGATATGTTCATAAACCACCTCCAACATATTACATCTATAAGTGTAGATGCAATATGCGCAGTTGGTTTATTAAAGTGTTACAAAACGTGTTTAGTGGTGTTTTTCAAAGGTGGCCACGAGTGCATCGAGCGCTTGAGCGCTATTTGCTAAATCGCGAATTGCTTTCTCGGTGTTTATTTGCTCATTCATAGCAAGGTCGCTAATTTCACTTATTTGCTCAATATTACGTCCTACATCAGCAACCACGTTACTTTGCTGCTCAGTTGCAGTGGCAATTAAGGTAGCCATATCGTTTATTTGATTTGCTGTTTCGCTTATTGCATCAAGCAATTCAACAGAGCTTTGCATTGCGCCTACGCTTTGTTGGGCTTTTTGCTTAGATTGACTAATATCATTTACTACATCTTCAGAAATAGTGGTTAGCTCTTCAATCATTGATTGAATTTCAGTGGTTGATTGTGAAGTACGATTAGCAAGCGCGCGTACTTCATCGGCCACTACAGCAAAGCCTCTTCCGTGCTCGCCCGCGCGAGCCGATTCAATCGCTGCGTTTAAGGCCAGTAAATTAGTTTGCTCTGAAATGCCGCGAATAGAATCAACAATACTCGCTATATCAATTGTTTTTTTAGAAAGCAGTGTTACTTGCTCGGTAATACCGTCAATGTCAGTGGCAAGCGCTGAAATTGTGGCTTGGCTTTGTAATACTTGCTGGTGGCTTTGACTGGTGTTTTCTTGACTGCTTTGCGTAAGCTTCGCTGCATTAGCCGCACTTTGTGCTATTTCTTGTACTGTTGCGCCCATTTCGTTAATGGCAGCAGCTACCGAAATGGTTTGCTCTTTTTGATTATCAATAGACTGCGAGTTGTTTTTTGCTTGTTCAAATACATGATTAGAACTTTGGCGTATTTCGGTACTCTCGTTTGCTACTTGTTTTA
The genomic region above belongs to Pseudoalteromonas sp. MM1 and contains:
- a CDS encoding tetratricopeptide repeat protein produces the protein MNISCFNALLLSSCLYLSACNTTVREPPPLALANHPTFNRIMVETEQDIFKLDKTITSQLDAHLTSKRSAHYLANSILSFLLKNGDNSLTYLSGATLSASQTYANLNANCLSLSILAYSLADYLGVKARFQKVHIPEYWAMNKGVNLLTGHINLSIDNALMQTIPATMVYQRDKQLTIDFDPNIRKQRFKTSPISKEFVTAMFYNNKGALALVNKNYNLAYSYFSAAVEAAPLYSGGWGNLGIVFRQLNYLKEAEQAYNYALSLDKNNHTAMGNLAVLYTLSGRAKQGQQMLKQLNKKRQANPYYHISLGNSEMVLKNYSQAIKHFKSAYKIDAKLHESHFGLARAYYFTGNIKQATHYMRLAGINAEFNYDKARYRNKLKALKNATASLSH
- a CDS encoding GIY-YIG nuclease family protein translates to MTTNTQKSLSINISKANKVPSTWYLYIVQTRLGHWYTGITTNVDKRLATHQAGKGAKNLKGKGPLVLIHQQKVGSKSEASKLEWQIKKLSRAQKEHYVQQLMTK
- a CDS encoding RnfH family protein is translated as MISVEIVFALPTKATTLTVEVVQGTTAEQAVIQSGIIEKCPEIDPTALTLGVWNRTVKAHYELKNGDRIEIYRPLIADPKDARRKRAEKAKEEGRANKITGGRPL
- a CDS encoding outer membrane protein assembly factor BamE, which gives rise to MQSLKTFSLWLIIALTFSSLAGCSSWVYRINIPQGNFLEQSDVDKLRVNMTREQVIYVLGRPIAEDAFDNSTWRYMYSFNKGRDNEQQKELVIKFENELLATVSGDYDQPENFDTPLEQ
- a CDS encoding type II toxin-antitoxin system RatA family toxin, whose product is MPQIEKSALVMYSTKEMFDLVNDVEAYPQFLPNCSDSKIVSQHNNNMTASLEISKAGIKKWFTTENTFIDEQTVQLKLVDGPFKTLTGRWHFQALDKTACKVELKLEFEFSSKLIELAFGKIFNDVAKNMVSAFTQRAKDVYGAR